The DNA region CTTGTCGAGTCGTGTTTTGTTGATTCGGACACGACGGGCGTTCCCTTCGTGAGTTGTCTCGATCAGCCCGTTCGCTTCGAGGGTATTGACGGCTTCACGAGTCGCACGCTCACTCGTTGGGGTGACACGTGCAAGTTGACGGATCGATACATCGATATCAGGATTATCTGCGAGGAACTGGAGAATATGCGAACTTGCGCTGTGCTTGAAGAGATTGGTATCTCGGATTGGCAGTGGGAGGCCGACCGATGACCACTTGGTAGGGTTATCAGCCGTGTCGGTTGTTGAACTGTCATGCCTCATACGGCATAGTAGATCAACAGTATATATATAATTTATACCTATGCGGCTTTCAAGCCTACTCGAGGAGCTACTTGACTGTCGATGACCTACTGCCGGTTTCGGGTGGACGTCATTGCACTCCGCGAATTGTGTCTCCCAAAATTTGAACGGGTTCTTCGAGATGTGAGACCGTTCTCCGGTAGATTCGACAGACGTGGAATCGTCACGAGTTGGACGTTCGAGAGCGATGCACGAATAGAATATCGGTGTAGCGTGTGCAACGTGTGCCGGATTTCTTTGTGCTCTTTAGATATTCCGTTGGGGACTGCGTAGGGACACAAAAATACGCGTGAGTATCGTGTATGGCGTTTATTACAATATCCCAACCGATCATCGGGTTCGAGAGCATGCACGACCTCACGGGATTCCAGCGAGATCTGCTGTACGTCATTGCCGGTGCCGATCAGCCATCCGGTCAGGACGTTAAAGACGAAATCGAGCAGTACTACAATAGCGATATTAACCACGGCCGACTGTACCCGAATCTCGATACGCTGGTCAACAAAGCTCTCGTCGAGAAAGGGCAACTTGACCGGCGAACGAATTATTACATGATCTCTGACACGGGGCTCGAACTGATCCAGGACCGTCGCGAGTGGGAAGCCCGCTACGTCGACGTGTGACGGTCACACACCGTCTTGCCCGTTCACTTCCTTGTTGGCCGAAAATACTATCTTACTGAGTGACAATTCGGTTCCGGGGGTTCAATGGAATGTGAACGGTGTGGGGACGAGACGTGTGTGACCCGGCATGTCGTTGACGGATACGCCGGGTACCTGTGTACGGAGTGCTTGCAAATCTGGGAGCGCCTCCAAAACTCACCTACAGATTGACATCCTCCACACGACTTCAGTCGTGGGTCGATGACACGAGTCGGGATATTGCGTGATGCTTTTCGGGGCTGCACTCAGAACCCCTTCACCCTTGCCGGGTCCATCAACTCTTTCGGATAGTGTTACTAACCCAACATGGGGAGGGGCGCACTGATACCGACCTTCCACTGCTATCACCCTGCTACCACCATCGACCTGGGTCAGCGCTCCCCTCTCCCGTTTTCAGCCTACTCGATGTACCAGACGTGACTGCTTCTCAATAGTAACTATGGGAGCCACTCGGTGCGCAAACGTGAGGAGAACGCCAATTGTATGGGTTGGGTGTCACGGCTGTGACTGGCTACTGGAGCCCCTCCCCCTCACGCAACTACCACATGTGAACATAGATACATTACTCTACTGGCTAGTGGGTAGATGACTGATACCTTTGATACGGTTTCGGGGAGAGATTTCTATCAATGACGACCATCAGATCCGCTTGAGGTCGCGTTCGAGGTCTGCGGTCGAGTAGCCGATGTCGATGCCCTCCTCGACGGCCAGCGACACCATCTCAACGTAGGTCACATCGGCGAGTTCGGCCGCCCGACGGAGTTTGATCGTGTGTTCGCAAAACTGCTCGAGAGCCCGTTCTTGCTTCCACTCTGTCAGGCCCTGTCGAATAATACTGTAGTAGAGATGAACTGTTCTACGACAGTGATCGATATTGTAGGTTCAGCCGCGACTCGAATAGAGTGTACTACTTTCCACTTCGCCGTTGTGACTGCTGGTATGACGACCATCGCAGAGTTCACTATCCCGGCAGAGGACTTCCCGTTGGGTCGAATTTTCGATAACCTGCCGCACGCAACGGTCGAGATAGAGCGTGTTGTTCCCACCGACCAAGGCCTCCTCCCGTATTTCTGGGTAAACGACATCTCTAATGACGACATTCAAAGCAGCCTGACAACTGAATCAGCATTTGAGTCGGTAACGTGCATCGATTCCATCGAAAACCGGGGGTTATATCGTGCCCAGTGGAACCCTGCCGTGGAAGGCGTCCTCACCGCCGTCCCTGATAACGATCTCACGCTGTTGTCGGCGGTCGGCACGCACGACCACTGGACGTTCGAGTTCCGCGCCGAAGACCAAACCCAAATCTCGGGGTTTCAGCAATATTGTGCCGACCACGACATCAACACCCGACTCACACGGCTGAAGTCGCTGGCTGAGATGCAGGCAGGTAATGAGTACGGCCTCACCGCTAATCAGTACGAGGCGTTACTCCTCGCGTTCAATGAAGGCTATTACGACCACCCCCGTGCTACTGACCTCGAAACGCTTGCCGACCAACTCGGTATTTCGCGCCCCTCGTTTGCAGACCGCCTTCGCCGGGGATACCAAAATCTTCTCAGAAGTACTATCGCACATCACGATTCCACGGATGATGGTAGTGAGGAGTGACAGCAGTATTTAAAAGACCTCCATAATTGTAGGCAAGCGGTAAACCGATGCTCAATCAACAATATGTAAGAATGGGTAGTAAGGTCGATGAGGGGGACTCACCTGCGACGGACCTACACACATTTGAATACAGTCCGAACGGCAACGAGACTGTGGTCGAAGCCGTTCTCAACGCAGTCAGTGCCGTCACTAACATCCCAGTGTTACCGTCAGACAGCCCTGGGTCGGGTGAGGGGCGTGGTGAATCACTTCCGCCACTTTACAACACCATAGATCCTGACGCGCTCGCCAATCTGTCACCTGCCGCAACCGACGAGGACGCTAACTGGCAGGTCACATTTCCGTACGCCGGATGCAACGTGACCGTCACTAGCACCGGCACCGTTCTGGTGGACGAACAGTCGTCAGTCGCGGATTCCGGAGACTGACGAGTGAACTGGAGGCCGAACTGTGACCATCGATAGCAGATCCTGTTGAGTCCTATCTCGCGACGACACAGAATGTTCGTACCGATACTGAAGATTTGAATTATTTGAGACAATTAAACAAAGATACAGTCGTGTTGAATATATACTCCGGGTTGGGCACGCCACTCCTGACAGAAACGGAATGGTTCGAACAACCCGTGCTGAACTCACAGCGCGAATGTTGCACGAGATCAGGCTTGATTTGTGCAGACGATGATCGCTCAGTACAGGACAAGCAGATAATGGACCGAAAACGTTCCTACTGATAGTTGTCAGAATGACGAACTAAAGATAGAAATTTCACGTAGCATACGTCTCACGCTCATGACGTCGATGATTTAAATCGGGAGCCATCGTCGTTAGTGTGATCCTAGGCCTGAAACTAGATTGCCGTCTTCGTCCCAACTGCAATTACGGAGGGTTCCGTATTCTGAAAGTCTACGCTTAGGCGGGGACAGTTCTCCAGAACCTGTATATTCTATTGCATTATCGAGCGCATCGTGTTCTTCCGACATACTCCATACCACGTCATCGTTTTCGCCATCTACGCTAATCTCAAGACGATAAGTTCCAAATCGGTATTCTCCATAGTCAAGCAATGCTACTTTGTGACCTTCCACCTTGTCTAATGCCGCGAGTTCCACCGTCTCGTCGAAGAGCACGTCACCCTGCCCTTTGTAGGCAGAGTCAGTAGTAATATCCGCATGATAGACCAGGCGAATATCGAATGTACGTATCTCTGGTGTTATGTTTCTAAAATACAGTGAGCCGACAGGGGGGAACTCCTCCGTGAGGGAGAGACGGTTGATCTCTCCGTCTTTTTCTACGTTTGCAGTATAGTAGACTGTCCTTCCATCTGTCCTATCCATTTTAATATATGATTCTTGAATATCAAATACCTGCGGGAGAATAAGATCGTTGGTCGTTTCATATTCACCTCCTTGAAGTGCAGTCGTTATCTCTTTTTGAGCCGGTGCAGGGAGTTCAGTTTTGTTGGGGTTTACATAGGGAGCTTCACATTGCTCGTATTCGATTTCGCTAGACTGGGCGTCATCCATCTGGGTGGTGTTGTTCTCTGTAGACGGGGACGTGCCATTGGTGGTGTTTGTCTGATTTCCATCGGCTTTAGGCGTTCTGCCCAGACAGCCTGCAAAGAGACCGGGCCCGAGACTGACGCCCGCCAGGAGGGTTCGTCGTTTCATTACTATTCTGCCATCTCTTGTAAATCAGTAAATGTCTTCTGGTGGTGGACGTTTCACATCGGAACGGGGTTGAGAAGTGTGGCTTGCCTACGCGAGAGCGGTCATCTCGCTTCAAAATGGGAAGGCTGGCCTGCAACGGGTAGGTGGCAGTGGTGTGTCGTTCGGGAGGAGAACTTCTTCATCTTCCAACCGATTTCCCTGTTCTATGACGAGGTCATGTAATCGGTTACAACGATCTCCTGTTTTGCCGACATTCTCGACATTGAAGCATCGATCACTACCGCCGGGACCTGAGTGGATAGTTCAGAAGTAATAGCGCGGAATGAATAACTCTGCTGTGCTGCATTCATCCTCTGTATGCAGCAGCCTCGAGCTGCCAGAAAAACGATAGTCTGCTGAGCTGGTGCTGCACTGCCGTTGCTCGGTCGTGGGGAAGAGTCTGTATCGTGGACTGTACTCCATTCGACGTGCTTTCGTCTATGAGTTATGGTTTGTTATATATTGTAATTAGTTTTGGGTGAGAGTCGTGCGGGTGCTGGATTCCCGCCCTACTCGCTCCCTCGGTCGCTCCTTGAGGACGGGGCTTAAGAACCCTCACCGCGCTGCTAAAACGAGAGCAGCAGGAAACCCGTGACGAAGAGTCCGGCTATGAGGTAAATCGCTGGCGGGACTGATCTCCAGAGAGGATCGTCAACCCGGAAGAGATGCGTCAAGATGGCCCCGAGCATCGTGGCGGCGATTAACATTCCGCCGAGGACAGCGAGAATCGGCGCGAACACGAGCCCGATGAGCAACCCGAGCCCGCCGACAACCTCGATACCACCGGTCACGACGAAAAACCACTGGGGGTAGCCGTACCGCTCAAAGTCGTTTTTCGCGAGGTCGATGCCGAGTATCTTCGCGCTGCCCGCACCCACCATGGCGAGTCCGAGTAGTCCTTGCACGACGGGGATGACCGTTTCAATTGTGCTCATAGATATTCTCTACTAGGACAGTGGGACGAGTCAGGGCGCTCCACCAGAATTGTCCTTCACCTGTCGTGATCCCCGGCCAAACCGCCACCCGTTCGATGACCTGTGGGAGGTCTTATTTTCGAGCGAAGTTGCCATAGGTGGCATGGTGCTGCTACGCTGAGCGAGGCCACGGATTTACGCGTGAATACATTCACCCGTTTAAGCTATCCGCGAGTCTGTTAAGCCGTTCGTCAGCTAACTCCAGCGTGTTATGCCACATGTACACCTGAAGGTCAATATTGGGGCAGATGACGACAATTGGCTGGCTGGTGTCTCGACGGACTTCTCGGACACCGAGTTCAAGATCCTGGCGACCCATCCCGTAGACGATGGCGTGCTCGAATTGGTCGAGGTAACGACACCGGTCGAGGACGCCATCGTTCGCCGATTCGACGAGTCACCGGAGGTGCGCTCGTACGAAGTGCTCCATTCCGACGAGGGGATGGTACTGACCCAGTTGGTGTTCCCGATGCCGTCAACGTATGAGGCGAGAATCACGACAGGGAACCTTCCGCGACTTCCCCTCATCATCCGCGACGGGTGGATAGCAGGTGAACTGATCGGCTCACAGGAGCAGTTGTCGGAGTTCACTACCGCGTTAGCGGCGGCTGACATCCCCTATGAAATCGTGTCGGTCACGCAATCAGACGATGCGAGCGGACTCCTGACCGAGCGCCAACGGGAGGTCATTACTGAAGCGGTTGAACGCGGCTACTACGACAGTCCTCGCGGCTGTACGCTCATTGAGCTGGCAGAAACGCTTGAAGTCAATCAATCGGCGGCCAGCGGCGTTCTGC from Natronosalvus rutilus includes:
- a CDS encoding PadR family transcriptional regulator codes for the protein MHDLTGFQRDLLYVIAGADQPSGQDVKDEIEQYYNSDINHGRLYPNLDTLVNKALVEKGQLDRRTNYYMISDTGLELIQDRREWEARYVDV
- a CDS encoding UPF0175 family protein, encoding MDHCRRTVHLYYSIIRQGLTEWKQERALEQFCEHTIKLRRAAELADVTYVEMVSLAVEEGIDIGYSTADLERDLKRI
- a CDS encoding helix-turn-helix domain-containing protein; this translates as MTTIAEFTIPAEDFPLGRIFDNLPHATVEIERVVPTDQGLLPYFWVNDISNDDIQSSLTTESAFESVTCIDSIENRGLYRAQWNPAVEGVLTAVPDNDLTLLSAVGTHDHWTFEFRAEDQTQISGFQQYCADHDINTRLTRLKSLAEMQAGNEYGLTANQYEALLLAFNEGYYDHPRATDLETLADQLGISRPSFADRLRRGYQNLLRSTIAHHDSTDDGSEE
- a CDS encoding HalOD1 output domain-containing protein, which codes for MLNQQYVRMGSKVDEGDSPATDLHTFEYSPNGNETVVEAVLNAVSAVTNIPVLPSDSPGSGEGRGESLPPLYNTIDPDALANLSPAATDEDANWQVTFPYAGCNVTVTSTGTVLVDEQSSVADSGD
- a CDS encoding DoxX family protein, translating into MSTIETVIPVVQGLLGLAMVGAGSAKILGIDLAKNDFERYGYPQWFFVVTGGIEVVGGLGLLIGLVFAPILAVLGGMLIAATMLGAILTHLFRVDDPLWRSVPPAIYLIAGLFVTGFLLLSF
- a CDS encoding helix-turn-helix domain-containing protein, whose protein sequence is MPHVHLKVNIGADDDNWLAGVSTDFSDTEFKILATHPVDDGVLELVEVTTPVEDAIVRRFDESPEVRSYEVLHSDEGMVLTQLVFPMPSTYEARITTGNLPRLPLIIRDGWIAGELIGSQEQLSEFTTALAAADIPYEIVSVTQSDDASGLLTERQREVITEAVERGYYDSPRGCTLIELAETLEVNQSAASGVLHRAEGRIIKEFIS